One genomic segment of Paenibacillus durus includes these proteins:
- the dapF gene encoding diaminopimelate epimerase, with translation MEFTKMHGLGNDFIVVFGEKSLPDNASDLAVKLCNRFFGIGADGLVYILPSERGDYMMRIINSDGSEAEQCGNAIRCVSKYVYDHGYVQSEQIVIETIGAGEQKVKLQVKNGKVETVTVDMGEPVLAGPKIPVNIDAEPVLGQPIEADGQEFIFTAVSMGNPHCVIYVDDAVNFDLATWGPKLEVHPLFPRKVNVEFATVKNRGWIDMRVWERGAGPTLACGTGACATLVSSVLNGVSDRAAWVSLKGGDLYIEWNEEDNHVYMTGPAEAVYTGSVSL, from the coding sequence ATGGAATTTACCAAAATGCATGGACTCGGCAACGACTTCATTGTCGTATTCGGAGAGAAGTCACTGCCGGACAACGCGTCTGATCTGGCCGTTAAATTATGCAATCGGTTCTTCGGCATCGGAGCAGACGGACTTGTATATATTTTACCCTCGGAACGCGGGGACTACATGATGCGGATTATCAATTCCGACGGATCTGAAGCGGAGCAGTGCGGCAACGCCATCCGCTGTGTATCGAAATACGTCTATGACCATGGGTATGTACAGTCGGAGCAAATCGTCATTGAAACGATAGGTGCGGGTGAACAGAAAGTAAAGCTGCAGGTGAAGAACGGAAAGGTTGAGACGGTAACTGTCGATATGGGCGAGCCCGTACTGGCGGGCCCCAAAATTCCCGTAAACATTGACGCCGAGCCGGTGCTGGGACAGCCAATTGAGGCGGATGGGCAGGAATTCATTTTTACTGCTGTGTCGATGGGCAATCCGCACTGCGTTATCTACGTTGACGACGCTGTTAACTTCGATCTGGCGACCTGGGGGCCTAAGCTGGAAGTTCACCCTCTCTTCCCTCGAAAAGTAAACGTCGAATTCGCCACCGTGAAAAACCGCGGATGGATCGACATGCGCGTATGGGAACGGGGAGCCGGACCTACGCTGGCTTGCGGAACGGGCGCCTGCGCCACGCTTGTATCTTCCGTGCTTAATGGAGTGAGTGACCGTGCGGCATGGGTAAGCCTAAAGGGCGGCGATCTGTACATTGAATGGAATGAAGAAGACAATCATGTGTATATGACAGGCCCGGCTGAAGCGGTTTATACGGGTTCCGTGTCCTTGTAA
- a CDS encoding spore germination protein has protein sequence MKKNGPNSQNESAGASGNPAAGTGNQAVLTISDNLAETLENMKRELGSSPDLKIRKFRIGSAEPFWAAAVYMDGMVNTAAVDEFVLEALMENPEDAAEEVPREPQDRLGLVLARGLELGEIAIRDNWDDMMLSLLSGNTIILLDGCSKAIEGGTKGGAWRTVSEPSSQIVIRGPKDSFIESIITNIALIRRRIKSPKLWVEFMKFGTVTNTDVALLYMKDRAEAKVLDQVKMRLSKIDIEAVLESSYIEQLIQDKVFTPFPTVFNTERPDVAAANLLEGRIVLIVDGTPFVLIVPTVLAQFLQSTDDYSLRFDIATLMRLVRYVSLIILLLGPSVFIALTTFHYEMVPTPMLISLLAQRENVPFPAAIEAIIMEAAFEILREAGIRMPRAVGQTVSVVGALILGTAVVEAGIITPVMVIVVALTGIASFAIPSYNLAVAGRIVRFGFMIAASMFGFYGITLGLIVLIAHLNSLQSFGTPYLAPFSPFSVRGQKDTIVRVPMFLVNLRPNKLGHMNDNDKSGKDKGTSDSGKDGQTGA, from the coding sequence ATGAAAAAAAACGGACCAAACAGTCAGAACGAATCTGCCGGGGCTTCGGGTAATCCAGCGGCCGGAACCGGTAACCAGGCAGTCCTTACCATTTCGGACAATCTTGCTGAGACGCTGGAAAATATGAAGCGTGAGCTTGGGTCAAGTCCCGATCTGAAGATCCGGAAGTTTCGGATCGGTTCGGCCGAACCGTTCTGGGCGGCAGCCGTTTATATGGACGGAATGGTCAACACGGCGGCTGTCGATGAATTCGTCCTGGAAGCTTTGATGGAAAATCCCGAAGATGCGGCCGAGGAGGTGCCCCGGGAACCGCAGGACAGGCTTGGGCTCGTCCTAGCGAGAGGGCTGGAGCTTGGCGAAATTGCAATTAGAGACAATTGGGATGACATGATGCTCTCTCTTCTTTCGGGCAACACTATCATTCTGCTCGATGGCTGCAGTAAGGCTATTGAGGGTGGTACCAAAGGGGGAGCGTGGCGAACCGTCAGCGAGCCTTCCTCCCAGATTGTGATCCGGGGGCCGAAAGATTCTTTTATCGAGTCGATCATTACAAATATTGCTCTAATCCGAAGACGGATCAAATCGCCGAAGCTTTGGGTTGAATTTATGAAATTTGGCACTGTGACGAATACGGACGTTGCCCTTTTATATATGAAAGACAGGGCGGAAGCGAAAGTCCTTGATCAAGTAAAAATGCGCCTGAGCAAGATCGACATTGAAGCGGTTCTGGAATCCAGTTATATCGAGCAGCTTATTCAGGACAAAGTATTCACCCCGTTCCCGACGGTATTTAATACGGAGCGTCCTGATGTCGCGGCGGCCAATTTACTGGAAGGAAGAATTGTATTAATCGTAGACGGTACGCCATTTGTGCTTATCGTGCCGACGGTATTGGCCCAGTTTCTTCAATCGACCGATGATTACAGCCTGCGGTTTGACATTGCCACGCTCATGCGCTTGGTGCGCTATGTCAGCTTGATTATTCTGCTACTGGGGCCCTCGGTTTTTATTGCGTTGACTACCTTCCACTATGAAATGGTACCGACGCCTATGCTGATCAGCCTGCTGGCCCAGCGGGAGAATGTCCCTTTTCCGGCTGCGATCGAAGCGATCATTATGGAGGCCGCATTTGAAATTTTGAGAGAGGCCGGCATCCGGATGCCGAGAGCGGTGGGACAGACCGTTTCGGTGGTCGGCGCCTTGATTCTAGGCACGGCCGTAGTGGAAGCCGGCATTATTACGCCGGTCATGGTCATTGTGGTCGCGCTGACCGGTATCGCAAGCTTTGCCATTCCATCCTACAATCTAGCCGTCGCGGGCCGGATCGTCCGCTTCGGATTTATGATCGCTGCGTCGATGTTCGGGTTCTATGGCATTACGCTGGGACTGATCGTATTGATTGCCCATCTCAACAGCCTGCAATCTTTTGGTACTCCCTATTTAGCCCCGTTCAGTCCGTTTTCTGTGAGAGGCCAAAAGGATACGATCGTGAGAGTGCCCATGTTCTTGGTTAATCTCAGGCCGAATAAGCTTGGACATATGAACGATAACGATAAATCAGGTAAGGACAAAGGAACATCCGATTCAGGGAAGGATGGGCAGACCGGTGCTTAA
- a CDS encoding Ger(x)C family spore germination protein: MLKLWKLLVVSGLLLFVAGCWDSIELNKRAIVSGVSIDKGPSKEKKYSVSFQVVVADEITGKNSRGNAPVALYKGSGRSIYEALGNASRQSPRILSLGHSKVIIISEELAREGIRDLMDLFERESEMRLSTLVFVSRGQRAEDILSVMTVFGKIPANDLVQKLETGNRSFGYNFRIEVDDVIRGILAKQAGAIINGVLVKGDLEAGETKGNVEGIKPKAILKNAGLAVFKQDKLMAFQDGIEGMGLSLIHNKLTEYPLFLDFGNNESATFSMFKVHTSVRAIAKDPEHPDIYISVMQQAALKEYNGALDISKSSVLRNWEKLLSEETRKEIDAAVKVAMRLNIDYIRFNESVERNNPKGYKRVKDRWDIIFPRCKVHIKVNTLVRHTEMRTRSLRSSEEREE; this comes from the coding sequence GTGCTTAAACTATGGAAGCTGCTGGTGGTGTCGGGGCTTCTTCTTTTTGTGGCCGGCTGCTGGGACAGCATTGAACTGAACAAGAGAGCTATAGTATCTGGCGTATCTATCGATAAGGGGCCGTCGAAGGAGAAAAAATACAGCGTGTCCTTCCAGGTCGTTGTAGCGGATGAAATAACCGGGAAAAACAGCAGGGGGAACGCCCCTGTCGCTCTATACAAAGGAAGCGGCCGGTCCATTTATGAGGCGCTCGGCAACGCTTCACGCCAATCCCCGCGAATTCTCTCTCTGGGCCATTCAAAGGTGATCATCATATCCGAAGAGCTCGCCCGTGAAGGGATTCGGGATCTCATGGATCTTTTTGAACGGGAATCCGAAATGCGGCTGAGCACCCTGGTCTTTGTGTCCAGAGGACAGCGAGCGGAAGACATTCTTTCCGTAATGACGGTATTCGGCAAAATCCCTGCCAACGACCTTGTTCAGAAGCTGGAAACGGGAAACCGCTCCTTCGGTTACAATTTCCGAATTGAGGTGGATGATGTAATCCGCGGGATATTGGCGAAACAGGCAGGGGCGATTATCAACGGCGTGCTTGTCAAGGGCGATCTGGAAGCGGGGGAAACGAAGGGGAATGTGGAGGGCATCAAGCCAAAGGCCATTCTGAAAAACGCAGGTCTTGCCGTATTCAAGCAGGATAAACTGATGGCATTCCAAGATGGCATAGAAGGAATGGGCCTGAGCCTGATCCACAACAAGCTGACTGAATATCCGTTATTTCTTGACTTTGGGAATAATGAATCTGCCACCTTTAGTATGTTCAAGGTGCATACCTCGGTCAGGGCTATTGCGAAAGATCCGGAGCATCCGGATATCTACATCAGCGTAATGCAGCAAGCCGCTTTGAAAGAATACAACGGTGCACTGGATATTTCCAAGTCTTCCGTACTAAGAAACTGGGAAAAGCTTCTGAGTGAGGAAACCAGGAAGGAAATCGATGCCGCCGTCAAAGTGGCCATGCGCCTAAACATCGATTATATCCGGTTCAATGAGAGCGTGGAGCGGAATAACCCCAAAGGCTATAAAAGGGTCAAGGACCGCTGGGATATCATCTTTCCGCGGTGTAAAGTGCACATCAAGGTCAACACCCTTGTCCGTCATACCGAGATGAGGACCCGTTCCTTGCGATCGTCGGAAGAGAGAGAGGAATAG